A genomic segment from Nicotiana tabacum cultivar K326 chromosome 7, ASM71507v2, whole genome shotgun sequence encodes:
- the LOC107788702 gene encoding putative late blight resistance protein homolog R1A-3: MADVVLKFVVENLLAIIKETWKLIGGAKEDCAQLLEEVDSLKAFLEDAAHYRQSNSKQWKHFVNKVQVIVYKAEDLIDKLHIQAKQHQEKYRVLTNYAKTVKECVINIKAVLDKVKKIREENQHAFQAKPMLHFQQEIVAHGSQKETLLEETEVVGFDEETETVIKRLVEGTDDLDAIPVVGLPGLGKTTLALKIYKDSQISYHFYTTIWIKVGLQYKLTEVFLSILKVFAKLTKEHQDMNVNDLAKIIREFISKGGKCLIVLDDVWEPNVVHAIKEAFPKNKKGHRIMITTRDASVARYANAHPHSLKFLKDEESFQLLENRVFGSNVRCPEELIARGKSIAKQCSGVPLAVVVIAGALRGRTSERWWQMVKDNVGNHLINKDDPESCLKYVEMSYIHLPEKMKACFLYCGAFPQGFEIPAWKLIRLWISEGLINSELNATLEEMAEQYLNELINRNLVMVMQKRVDGLVKTCRIHDMLHQFCKMEAKSEGFFQEVCEKTDQPGLSIPDLDTSRRLLIQLPLLEAFISKEPFAEHVRSFLCFSKKHKGSEQLSDIRLLHKAFPLVRVLDIESLDFSFSNLFKELYHLRYIAISGNCASLPAFVGKFWNLQTLILNTKASTIEIKADIWNMLQLRHLHTNVPAKLTSPATQTTYGSSCLQTLSKVAPGSCGEDVLLRACNLKKVSIQGEMAEFLETNKGGFRNFAKLKFLEHLKLLNDFGRSMRKVVQLPPAFAEYLQKLNKLTLSHTKFPWSDANILARLECLEVLKLKENAFSGTTWDLDIGGCFSQLKVLFIQRADFEIWKASDLSFQRLKCLVLISCDKLEVVPFELAGVSSLQQMTLENTNKAIKSAKAIECRKRELIQESKKRKFGMDISQAPDSSKFKLMIFPPETSDCNAI; the protein is encoded by the exons atgGCGGATGTAGTGTTGAAATTTGTAGTAGAAAACCTGCTGGCGATAATAAAAGAAACTTGGAAACTGATTGGCGGCGCAAAGGAAGATTGTGCACAACTGCTGGAAGAAGTTGATAGCTTAAAGGCATTCCTAGAGGATGCTGCACACTATCGTCAAAGCAACAGCAAACAATGGAAACATTTCGTCAACAAAGTCCAAGTTATTGTATATAAAGCTGAGGATCTCATTGATAAGCTCCATATTCAAGCAAAACAGCACCAAGAGAAATACAGAGTTTTGACGAACTATGCCAAAACCGTCAAGGAATGTGTAATAAACATCAAAGCTGTATTAGACAAGGTGAAGAAAATTCGGGAAGAAAATCAACATGCTTTTCAGGCAAAGCCAATGCTCCATTTTCAGCAGGAAATTGTTGCCCATGGGTCACAG AAGGAGACTTTGCTGGAAGAGACCGAAGTTGTTGGCTTCGATGAGGAAACGGAAACAGTGATCAAACGACTCGTTGAAGGAACGGATGATTTAGATGCTATTCCTGTGGTGGGCTTGCCCGGACTTGGCAAAACCACACTGGCATTAAAAATCTATAAAGATTCTCAGATTTCCTATCATTTTTACACCACTATTTGGATAAAGGTAGGCCTGCAATACAAACTAACAGAGGTGTTTCTTAGCATTCTGAAAGTGTTCGCAAAACTAACTAAAGAACATCAAGATATGAATGTGAATGATTTGGCCAAGATAATACGTGAGTTCATTTCCAAAGGAGGTAAATGTCTCATTGTCTTGGACGATGTGTGGGAGCCAAACGTCGTGCATGCTATCAAAGAAGCTTTCCCGAAAAATAAAAAAGGTCATCGAATCATGATCACCACTCGTGACGCAAGTGTTGCTAGATATGCCAATGCTCATCCTCATTCGTTGAAATTTCTTAAAGACGAGGAAAGTTTCCAATTGTTGGAAAATAGAGTTTTTGGAAGTAATGTTAGGTGTCCTGAAGAGTTGATAGCACGTGGAAAAAGTATTGCAAAACAATGTAGTGGAGTGCCACTTGCTGTAGTGGTAATTGCAGGAGCTCTAAGAGGACGTACAAGCGAAAGATGGTGGCAAATGGTTAAGGACAATGTAGGAAATCACCTTATAAATAAAGATGACCCTGAAAGCTGTTTGAAATATGTGGAAATGAGTTACATTCATCTACCCGAGAAGATGAAGGCGTGCTTTCTGTATTGTGGTGCCTTTCCACAAGGCTTTGAAATTCCTGCTTGGAAGTTGATTCGCTTGTGGATTTCAGAGGGATTGATTAACTCCGAACTAAATGCCACCCTCGAGGAAATGGCAGAGCAATACTTGAACGAACTTATTAACAGGAATTTAGTGATGGTAATGCAGAAAAGGGTTGATGGACTAGTAAAAACATGTCGTATTCACGACATGTTGCACCAGTTCTGCAAAATGGAGGCTAAAAGTGAAGGTTTTTTCCAAGAAGTATGTGAAAAAACCGATCAGCCTGGTCTTTCTATACCAGATCTAGATACTTCTCGTCGATTGCTTATTCAACTCCCTCTTTTGGAGGCTTTTATCTCCAAAGAACCATTTGCTGAGCATGTTAGGTCTTTCTTATGTTTTTCCAAAAAACATAAAGGAAGTGAGCAGCTTAGTGACATTCGACTCCTCCACAAAGCATTTCCACTGGTTAGGGTCTTGGACATTGAATCCCTCGATTttagtttctcaaatctttttaaAGAGCTATATCATTTGAGGTACATTGCTATCTCAGGTAACTGCGCAAGCCTTCCTGCATTCGTTGGTAAGTTTTGGAATTTACAAACTCTTATACTTAATACAAAGGCGTCCACGATTGAGATAAAAGCAGACATATGGAACATGCTACAGTTAAGGCATCTGCACACCAACGTCCCTGCAAAATTGACATCCCCTGCTACCCAAACAACGTATGGATCGTCTTGCCTACAAACTCTTTCTAAAGTCGCACCAGGTAGTTGCGGAGAAGATGTGCTCTTAAGGGCTTGTAATCTCAAAAAAGTGAGTATTCAAGGGGAAATGGCTGAATTTTTGGAAACTAACAAGGGTGGGTTCAGAAACTTTGCAAAGCTAAAGTTTTTGGAACATTTGAAGTTGTTGAATGACTTTGGCAGGTCCATGAGAAAAGTTGTTCAACTTCCTCCAGCATTCGCCGAGTATCTGCAAAAACTGAATAAGCTAACTTTGTCACATACAAAGTTTCCTTGGAGTGATGCAAATATACTAGCGCGGTTGGAATGCCTTGAGGTCCTAAAGCTGAAGGAAAATGCATTTAGCGGGACGACCTGGGATTTAGATATCGGAGGCTGTTTTAGCCAACTCAAGGTATTGTTCATTCAAAGAGCAGACTTTGAGATTTGGAAGGCTTCAGATCTTTCATTCCAAAGACTTAAGTGTCTTGTTCTTATATCATGTGATAAGCTTGAGGTTGTGCCATTTGAGCTGGCTGGTGTAAGTAGCCTTCAACAGATGACGCTGGAGAACACAAACAAGGCAATCAAATCTGCAAAAGCAATCGAATGCAGAAAGAGAGAGCTGATACAAGAATCTAAAAAACGCAAATTTGGAATGGATATCAGTCAAGCTCCAGATAGTTCCAAATTCAAGCTCATGATATTCCCCCCTGAAACTTCGGATTGCAACGCCATATAG